The sequence ATATGGTATTTCTCTTTAAAATCTCATACGAGATGTACTGTTTGTATTTATATCATTCGATGAGTACTACTGTTTGTTTTATTATCCTAAAAATATCTGTACTTTTTCCTTCTTCCATGAGGAATGGTTTAAGTAGAGCGATGCAATGAAGATTCTAAATCGCACAAACGTTCATTTAGCTTCGCAACATATTCACGCCGTTCACATCATGCTGCCCCATTCAGTTGGCTGCCAAAAGGGCGCATCcacaaattatttaaatatggaCAAACGAAACAAATAtcttaagattttaaaacaattatcgAAATATTTTAGCTaagttcaatacctcaaatatATGACTAGGGAATTTAGTGTCTAATCTTCAAAACATATAAGGAATTTATGGTGACAACTCCTTCAACCTTTTTTATGGAAAactatatttgaatatttatcaaaaaataataatattagaaaCACATACTAATCGCAATTAAGCATGTCGAATATTACATATTGGCAAACACCGATCGAGCCaagtttatttgttttctttctttagtGTTCTTTTTTCGTTAACTTCAGTTAAAAAAGTGTTCTTTTTCGTAAACTGAAACCTGACGAATAAACAATGTGGAAACGGGCTGGTTATACTGATTTTTGAATGCGCGCAAGACTTACTTTTGTACTTTTGAAAATGTTCAGTTCAACTTGTCCCggtgtttaggttgcatttaaGTCTTCTAAACAACCATACAGGAAATAACATTACTCTCATATATTTTTTcagttatttaaaatacaaaaggTTGAATCTGTGTGGGAAAAATCAACAAAAAGTGACTTTTAAATACCAAACGAAGAAAAAACATAGTCTCTTTTTCCAACTTCATTGTTTGATTAATTAAATCGTAATACACCAAAAGCTAGGTCCAAAGCAAGAATATCATGATGATAACAATGAGCAATTTTGAGAAAGTATTTCAAAAGAAGTGGAGAAAATTACAAATCGCACACCACCAAAGTCATATGGGGTCATTTCTtataagtttatttaatttttgcaCCAAAAAGCATAGTATAATATAACCCGTagattgatcaaaaaaaaaaaatataacccgTAGATCAATTCACACAGTAATCTGAGCTGAGAATTGTCAATATAGATAACAGAAGATGCTAAAATTTAATACTGATTATATTTAGCCACTTAGGGCTAGTATGCATGAGAGAATCCTATATGGTTCCTCGAAGTTCCATTACTTTGAAATATACGTCTCTTCaatttagagcatgattaatcgGGAAAAccctatttaaagtttttagaGCATAATTTGATACTTTTCTGCTAAGATACAtttcttatatgttttataaaattcttagttaaaaagtaaaaaacatattttatattacattaaaaaCCTCGTTCTAAAAACATGCATCGATCGTGGTCTTAGTTCTACATAGAATTGTAATAACTTGGTGAACAATGTTTTCATAAGTATATGTCTAAGAGAGTAATAGAAacctttatttaaaaactaaaaggtAACTGTGACATGACATCTAAAGAAATTTGGATGCATACACGAGTTGCTCTATCTTTCCTTAACGTAAAAGGCACGACTACATAAAGACACAGAAAGCCTCCATGAAATGATTGAgactgtttacaaaaaaaaaaaaattaaatgattgaGATGCTCCCACGGCTTTTATTTCCTTCCTTTTCTCTCTACAAATTAAAACTTTCTTCTCTTAAAAGGccaattatatatttgattcttCATGTCGTCTATGACATTAACACATGTAGACAGTTTTTCTACTCTGCTTATCCAGTAGTAGTCTTTTATTACAACTCACAGACCACATTCTCCTAGTTTTTAATTTGAATGATGATACAGATTTATACCACTAAAACTTTGGTTAGTCTCCAATCTTTCACataataaccaaaaatatatatttataacactCTATGAAACTTAAACTAAGAAATAAGTAAGGGATATTGTTCAATACATTCCTCTAGTTTGATgctctttttatttatataataaaagatgtccaactattataaaataaatgtggAAAAGCTGCTTTTGTGGAAGGAAAACAACTAAGCTTTTCAAAGGATTAAAGTTTATAAAGCAATTTGGAGGTGTTGATTCTTGTACTCGTACTAGTTTTAtagtatataaatttaaaataagaaaataatacgtGGCGCCTGTTTCATGCAAATACTACAAACCGATTGggcaaacaaaaaaacactGCAAACCGAGCAGGATAAGTATATAACGGTTTATTCCAAGGAAAGGATCTTCGACGCGGTCATTCACATACTATAAATAAGTAACATAAGGCACGCTCTTCTTATGTGTATATTCATGTGAATAAGAATATTTAATAAAGAgttcttgttttattaaattaaaaaacgtTACTATTGTTTACAATATTGCCATGGAAGTTTGGACCAGATTTCTATAAGATTTCAAGGCGCTTTTTACCGGTTGTGGAGCTAAAGTCTAAATCACATTATTATTGTAGTGTActgtaatttttcttttctctaaaGAAAGACTAAAACAAAGACATTTTAAAGATAATAAgtcaaataaaaatagattttatactTTATGTACAGCTTAGCTAGGTCTTTtggatttattatatatgtttcttattttttcacGAGGCTTTTTCTTTTAACTTTGCATGATCTCACAAATTTTACCATTCATATAtcccaaaaagaagaaaaaagttaCCATGCACTCACCCAAGTgtgcaagaaaaagaaaacgttTTAAAGTCACAATGTGTTAGTGTGTTACCTTCATTGATAATTTGCTTGTTTGCCTTAACTAGTCCAGCatgtttaataatataagtAACTAAAACGTTCAcgcaaatatattaaaaaggaaaaagaaaacacaGTCCATTCATCTGTTACTCCAAAGGTTAATATTTTCACACCATCACAGGTCACAAGTAACCTCTCAAGTCAAAAAAGCATTTTAAAGACAAAGATAATTGCGGCTTAAGTGCTATAGCTTTCTATTCCATTACTTCTCTCTTTATTTAACACCTTCACCTCCTCTCTTTCTTTATTCTATCCCTCTCTCCCTCATAAAATGTCTAAAATATCTGAAACTTCTCCAAAACATTGCGCCAAGAAAGGAGGGATTAACATCAACAACCGTCGCAAGAAACTATTCTTCACGTTCTCTACTTTCTTCAGCGGCCTTctcctcatcatcttcctcatctgGCTCATCCTCCATCCCGCGAAACCCGAGTTCTCCCTCACGGAAGCCGATATCTACACCCTCAATgtctcctcctccaccactCATCCCCTTAACTCCTCAATCCAGCTCACTATCTTCTCCAAAAACCCTAACAAAAAAGTAGGAATATACTACGACAAGCTACTCGTATACGCAGCATATAGAGGACAACAAATAACATCGGAGGCTTCTCTACCGCCTTTCTATCAATCTCATGAGGAAATCAATCTTTTAACAGCGTTTCTCCAAGGGACTGAGCTTCCGGTTGCTCAGTCCTTTGGTTATCAAATGGTTCGTGATCGGTCAGCCGGTAGAGTAATCATCGGTATGAAGATGGACGGGAAGCTAAGGTGGAAGATTGGGACATTTGTCTCTGGCGCATACCGGTTTAATGTGAATTGTGTTGCACTAGTGGCTTTTGGACCGAACATGACCACTTCTCCATTAGGTTCAATACAGGGGACTCGTTGCTCTACAGATATATGAGATCTATATTGAATAATCAACCATAGATATACACTATAGTTTCTTTCACTgtattttgatgatatttttgTGCTGGTCATTAGTACTACTTGTAAAGATATATTAAACTGTTtatctataattatataaactatactCTTTTGATGCGTACTAACAAAAACAGAGCACATCTTTGGTTGAAATGTAATTGCCCAATTGACCAAGCAATTCACCTGATTAATTTCCCACTTTTCTTCAATAATGCATGGTGGTTGAATCTTTTTCGAGCTTGACgcatagttttaaatatatcgACTCTACTTTCCCGAAGAATCTAATAAAGCGCTTTTCCCTCTTCtagtctatatttttttaacagataCGAGGAAGCCACGCAATAGATTCATGGATTCATCGAGACTCGAATAAAAGCATATTGCAGTTTAAGGAAggcgttcttttttttttttttgcaacttaaGGAAGGCGTTCTTGCAAGAATAAATTCTTTTATGCTCTTAAAAGAGTCTTTTTATggcataaattatattatgtttcagCTGAAAAAGAGGAGAAACAATTCTGCAGatgcataataaataaatttaccaATATAAAGTCAGAAAAATTAAACCAAATTGACTATGATAATGTAACAGAACAAGAAGCTCTATGTATCTCATGGTTGAGATTGCGTTTAATACGGATAGATGCTAAACCAAGGGTAATATTCGTAATACTGCTGATAATACTGCCAGTGGCAATGATACTGGTTCCTGAATATGGAAAAACCATAAACTTATATTAGTTTCATGTTAATACCACACAATATCATGCAAAAAATACACACAAATTCCTGAAATAATGATCAATTTTGGTTGTTAAAAGAACAATTTTGACAGATGAAGAAGAATGAGCAAATACCAGTAGGGTTCTACGCAAATAGCTAGACCTGCGGTTACGAGAACAACAATTATAACGTGAAAGTATCACCGTAAACAATTAATCAAATAGGGGAAAATTGAGACTAAACCGTTTTCGTTTGATTGGTTATTGTGAACCCTAGCACCAAGATAAGCAAGTTTGCAACTGGTCTTTCGTCCGTCTATAGTTGGATTCGGATCCTCGCAAGCTCTATTTGCAGATTCAGCTTCTTTAAATGTGATCTGAGAATATCAACTCAAACTCATGATTAAACAATAATTTCTAACAGTTAAATTACTCTACATGTTACATAATGTTTGATACTTACAAACCCGAAACCCTTTGATCGTTTGGTTGCTCTATCACAAACAACATTAGCATAAACAATTTCTccaaattgttcaaagtaattCCGAAGGCTTTCAGTTTTTGTGATCCAAGGCAAACCTGCAACATATATCTTTGTCTCTATATCGTTTGGTAGAGACATGGCTAGAAAAAATAGTGGAGAGTCGTAGAAGAGATTAGAGAATGTGACAAGTTTTTGTAACACAAATCtctttataaaaagaaataggCAAAAATAATGATGCGGATAAGCATGTATGAAGAGATAGCAACATATTGTTAAATTACATGTATACcatactataaaatatataaatattgaaaaacTAAACTGAAtaagttttaaaagttttttgttactaaaatatataaccttGTTAGTTAACCAAAAGTCTGAATTTCAGAATAATATAATAGACTTTTGGgatttatttatatagataaaataaagatatatcATGATTATATCTTAATTTGACAGTTAGACAAATAAAACTTAATTTGATAATATAATAATCATAGAATTGTCgatattaaattcttaattttattcttttactcTTTATTCAATAATATGGTAAATTCTAATTAAAAATAGCATTGACCGATTAAAGTCCATCTTTATTTTGGGATTAAAGGTCAAAGAAAGCccataattaattaaaagtaaCTGCTTGTTACAGTTTACAAGTACAAGATTTAAATAGTAAGAAAGAGGCAAACGAAGACAAAACAAAGTCGTCATCACCAAACTCCTAAATCTTGCTGCTATCATCAGACACTGAACCAGTCACTTTCTTCACCACTCTAGACGGCGACGAGCTCGGAGTAGGAGTCGCCGTCAAGCTATTCCCTTCCATTTCGCCAGAAAACGCTGAACTCGGGTTCGGCCTCAGTATCTCCGCTAATGGTCCCCCGGGCGTGGCGGAAGTGGAAGCAAGCCATCTCGACATCTCATCAAGTGAAGAAGACACGACACCGCCATATGGACCATACCCGTGAGGTTCATCACGGCCCGGCCCAATTACCCTTAAGCCCATTTCATCGTGGCCCATTAAGCTGTTTCCTCCCATGGAAAGATCAAGCGAGTAAAGAGAAGGATTGCCattgggagaagaagaagcagggGTGCTCTGTTTCTCAGATGATCTTACTCCATCGGACCAGACATCTATGAAGTTCAGATACTTGTTTTCTTGCTCGTTTGACGCCGATgcaggaaagatctcgagtccTCTGTAGTTTGAGAGGGCTGATGAAACCTCCTTTGGCTCGACGACTGTTGTGTCTTTTATAGAACTAAGAACTCTGTTTTTCTCGGAACCACCACCGATGTTGATAGGGCGAGAGTAAGGAAGTTCCACATGCTTTCTTGAACGAGGACGGCCTCTGTGCAAGTGTCTCTCACAGTATTTGTGATTAGAGACTACTTCTTTCGAGCATCTCCATTTCTTCCCGTCTGTTCTCCGACATCTCCCCGGCTCTAAGTCTCCGACAGCGTTTTTATTATTACAGGGAGGTGCATAGGATGATGATGAGACAAGGAGATCGAAAGGAACGGGAATGGATGCGATCATGTACTTGTAGATCATAGCTTGTCTCTCGAGCTCCTTTAGTTGCGCGTTTGTGAAAGGGTAATAATAGTAACATCCCATAACTCCATTTCCTGCATCTGTTACAAATCATGAGAGGAACATTCGTTAGTCTATGTTTTGagaatcaaatcaaatgaaGAGAACATAGAAGAGAGGTTGTTACGAGGAGTAATGAcatgaggatgaggatgaggatgaggatgaatCTCCATGTGTTGTTGACTCAAACCAAATAGAGAGTTATTTCTATATGGAGTTGTTGTCTTGTCAGAAACTTTGAGAAAGTCCATGaggatttgaagtttaaaagcTAATGTAAAGAGTATGGGAatattttcacttttctatCTTGTTGGGAATAGACTGAAGGATCTGAAGGTTGTGAAGATCAGTTTATTTCAACATGTGGcttttttcaaaagaaagaaagtgaaGATTGCAGACTTGCAGGATGTGTGGGATATAAAAATTGGTGAGAAATGGAGATGATGATTAAATGTTCCTTGCCTTTACTCCTTATCATAGTaatgtaacatatatatacattgaagagagagggagagagggaATGGGTTGGATGCAATGGATGAGTAGTGATGGGTTGCCGCCAAGATTGTCCTATAGTATGCCTCCATGCTTCCGACATTTGGATCGATCCTTAAAAGACAGACCCATCTTGAGACCATTATCAATTAGGGGGATGTAACGATCTTACGGTGGAGAAGTTTTCTCTTGAATCTCTAGTATGTAGATGGATAAAAagtttaaagattaaaaaagataattaagatcatataaaaataataaatggttGGTTATTAGGAACGTTTGGTCTCTAATGGATATGGTGGACTTTTAACTCATTGCATATGCTAAATTCTGAGATGTTGTGGTGGACCAAAACCCTGCGGACTGGTCCGGTCTAGTCTGAAAAAAATCGGTAAATAAATGACCCATCAAGCCAGGCCAAAAAAAACATCATATTTCTCATTTTTTGTGTTTGCATTTGGCTACTAAACGCAAACCAACCTGTAGATCCCATGGTCGACAAAGTTGATTAGTGTACTAGCTAGGGGAGCTCATAATCATGTTCAATATAAAGAGAAGATGAATTTGTCAACATCCTGAGCTTAATAGCGTATACAATATTAATTCTAATATACACTACCCGTCTGTATCAAATTGCTGAACTATCTTTTCTCTTTGTTGTAGTTTCTCAAAAGGAATCATGATACGTTGGATGATAAGAAAAATGGGCTTGAGATTGTGACAAGAGCACAGAAAGTGAAGTTGTTGGGTAGCCAAGTAATGTATTTCCGTTTGTCTCAAGCTTTGAATCCAAAGAAGCACAAAGCCACCAGACAAAATAAGATGGTAAAAGTTGATGTGTACACTCTCTTCTTCAGGACCCATGTCCCCATTTATTGTCTTTTTATTCTGACTTCTCAGTCTTTTCCCATTTCAATATTGATGTTCTGTCCTTTCACATCCAATTAAAAGttgatcttttattttaaatgcatATGTTGTTGGCTCTGTGAAAGCAgacttttttaaataatttttttttttgttaacatggGGTATTCCGTTTTATGAAAAGGTTCAGACTAATTCTTTAAAAGAGATGCAGCTCTCGAATGAATTTTTATCTGGATTTTCAAATGAAGTTCAAAATATGGTCTTATATCCGGGCAGCCACACAAATTTAGTGTCGTAAAAAACTTTCAAACCTAATTCTCTCCAAAACTAGACCATTCCCATCAGAGGCGAACCTATTAGTGAAATGGGATGTCATATAACACGTTTTAAATCTTGAAAAACTGATGTATGCTAGAACAATATGAAATTGGTAGCAGTTTTGGTAACATATACTAAGAACTTATATAGCAACTATTGCTCCATCAAAATAGTTCTTACCATATATTTAAGGTCTTCAAATTCATAATTTCTCATAGTATTTGAAATCAACTTTTAAATATTCCACCATCTATTTTAAAAGggattaaatataataataaacaaaaacggTCCTTTGTAAAATAGaacatattaataatattattgaaaaagtagtaatataatatatcgtaagtattatttaaaatttttcaaacaaccatttaattatttttttataaaaaaattttattttatttttgatatattttgtagaaaattttatttttgatataacattctatattttttatttctgataaaacatttttcttttgctatattttgattttctgGAAAATCAGTTGGACAATCCGTCATTCATTTTAAGCTACATtggaatttatttaaaatgtagcttgaattttatataaaattataaatattccgTTCAAACCAATTGCTATTGCTACTTAGTTGTGACTCTAACTTTTTCCTATAGTGAAATTTCTTTAGTTCAGTGATTTAACTATTAATAATTGTACACAAAAATCGAGTTTGAATTTTAGATAAAGCGAATGATATAAGATTAATGGATAAATTGTTTACATAAAAAATTGACGTAAAGAATACAGTTAGTAGAGCGATTCAAAATGGtacatataaacataaatttcGTAAAACAGAATAAaaggttttgtttttaaaatggtttacacaatattttgtaatttataataGTACAATTAATTAGTATCAAAACAATATGAAGTGTTCGAATTTTTAATTCGAATCAAATAGATGGGTGCGATCCCAAAGTCTCATCAAACATTTACGTTTTCGATAATGTTTTATTTCAGGAAAATGATGGAACAACAAAACCATCCATCTTGAAGTGTCGTATATATCTGCATGACGAGATGTGTATATAGTTATGAAGAGGAGGTGTCGGGTGATAACGAAGCCACCTTACCACCGCCAAGGAGACAAAGGCATATTGCTCTCTCTCCCATATCATTATTTCTACTTTTCTTGGAATTTGTCACTAAGcgaaacaccatgtgctctcgACATGTCCTTCCATTATGATTTATTCgttattttctttattcattGTGTTTCTTTAATCATGTGAGTGAAACTACTTTTAGTTTCTAAGCTGAATTGGTAATGAACCAAAAGATCTTTGTAATGTAGAAATGGCATTGAATTGAAATATAATTGTTGTTATATTTGCCTTAAGCTCAGTTTTTTTAAATCATCTATTAAATTGATATTATTTTGAATGTTACCTTACACAGAATCGAAAAGGATGAACAACCTTACCGAAACCATAAGCAGACGAGATAAGTTACCACCCGGATTCAAGGACTGGAGCAAACGCTTATCCCCATTAACTAATTTGGACTAAGGAAATAAAGATACATAACCAAAgccaaaaaacaacaacaaatccAAGGAAGACAGAGCCTACAGCTTGGTTTTACAATTGCGTTGTACACATATTagtatttacatatttttctaaataaagCTACAGCCTcaaatgttgaaaaaaaaataaacaaaccacaaattaaacattttaggaaaaaaaatttttgtTCAAACATTTTAGGAACTTTGCATTTTGCAAACAATACTTTGAAAGTCATCTTGTTCCTTATGTATAAATGCATAAGTATATATGTAACAAGGTTTCAGATATGTGATTGCGGTACGAAGAGTCTTGGTAATATTTAAGTGtttttaactattaaatttacttattttgatccaaaaaagactaattaatttatcaagacttttcaaattttttgtttggtgCAAAACCAGAAACTTCAAACTAAGTATGGGTATTTGGATCTTCTGGTCGGATTTGGACATGTTTTTTTCGGGTCTGGATCCTTTGGATCCTAAACATTTGGATCCAAtaggtacttgtaaattttcggttcgggtttggttaGTTCCTCTTGGGGCCAGGTCGGTTCagctatataattaaaatacttataaaataCCCATAATTTCGGGTCCATATCAAATCGGATTCGGGtatttagaccatctccaatggcttattctattttttactctaaaatagagtaactctataatagaatttgATTTTGCTCCAAATGTActttattttagagtagaaaatagagtgatgaacaaagaaaaaacaaattactctatatttggagtaaacctatttttcactctattatagagtgagaaatagaataccattggagcattttttactctaaactctattttagagtaaaaaatagagtggggttggagatgctctgatCTAAAGAGAACATGGCATACCTAAACTCCATAaaaatttagtcgatatttgtcatatattaaaattttacaattttttttttgaacacaacaaaataacttatattaaactattaataattaaaatacaatatttttaaactttaaacttcACATTTTAAATCttcatattatttaaaaatattacaaaataataacaaatattgtaaaaaaaagatatttcaattaaatcataaaattatatatataaaatagaacacaaataattatagttttggatatacatgtttttaagtcgggtacaaatcaGTTCTTATTAGGCTAGGTCTATCCGgatcggtttttcgggtttaggtCTATTCGGACCGGTTTCTTCGGGTTCTagttctttcgggtaaaaaaatttagatctaAAAAATACTTGTAAATTGTCGGTTCGATTTCGATCAGTTATTTTCGGGTTTTCAGATCCAGGTTAAAATGCGCAAGCCTACTCCAAACGCCATGAGTCTGAGATTGCGGAACTTCTGCTCAGGTTAATTGGGTCTTAACCCACCAAGATACTAGGCTCCTTGGTTCGGCCCATACTTGATTTTTCACGAGATACCAGATCAGTATTCTTATGGTCTTGCTTATTAAGGTACTACGGTACTACCTGTAGATCCAAGCTTAAAGGGTGGCCTCGATCAAATTTGATCTGACCAAAGATCAGGATTCCACCGACTTAAGATCGAAAACAATAAActgaaacataattttttataatggcAAAAGTATTACAGCAAGTTTCAATCCATTGTAGACTACATTAACTTCATTGTTTGATAACAGTAGTCATACAGGAACTTTCAAGTTTATTCATAAACGCGAAAAAGATAAACGCGAAAAAGAGCAACTCAAGTAAACAACATCATCAGCACGACAGAGAGTACGAAACATATACTAATCAGTTGTTGTCTGAGGAAGCTGAGGAGCTTCACTTTGTCTCAAGCTCTCAAGAGTAGAGATCCTTGTATCCAGAGAGTCATGAAAAGCCTTTGCCTGTGAGAAACAGAGATCATATTATGAAATACTCAAGCATGTTCATGTATACaaccaaaaaccctaattcctaATTCATATATGAATATCAAAATTAAGTGATttactaaaacaaaaaagaataaatatatatatatatatatatatatgaaacctGGAAGCTATTCGCAGATAAAATCTAGGGAGGAATAACTTCTACGAAAGAAATGGATCCGAAATGAGTGAAACATAAATCGAATTCGATTGCAAACCTGGTGAGAAATCGATTCGTGAGCGACTTTGTAATCCTTGTACAGAACAGAGAAGCCGATCAAAGACGCGGTCGCAGCTCCGGCGAAGAAAGATGCCATTCTCACCCTCAACACGTaccccatctccttcttcttcttcttcctcttcctttctCAAATCTCTCCGATTCTACAATTTTAATAAGCGACCAGCACAGACCCGAAACGACATCGTTCTATGCAGAAGTAATGATCCCTCAGCTACTACTAAAACGGCGTCGTTGAGTCGTTATAATCTTTCTACTTCATCGCCAGACTTACGAGTGTGTATTATGATCACGCTTCACGCATCAGAGTGTAACACAGTTTGGAGTCCAGTGCCAAGTTAGATCTCTTCTATTTGGTCCGTACGATGAAGCAAGTATTACAACTCTCTTCGAATGGTTAAAGCCATTGGCGTAGGCTTCATAAAAAAACAATGTAAAAACGGACGGTTATGAACTTCCATGGCCGTCTCTTACCAGGTCAAACCAAaacatttatgaaaattttctaTGGTATAAAAACTCATTTGATTTTAGTTTATCGTATCCAGACATGACAAAGACAAATCTTCAAGTAGTAAActaaatatctgaaattttaCCAAACGGATTGGTGGGTCCAAAATAGCCTCCATTCCACAACCGGCTTAAGAGAAACGGTATCGAACCAAAAAACTAGCATATAAAACGCTGTCGTTGATATCCTATTTTTACGCACCGATTAGTAGTATTTTAGAGCAACCTTAGAGCAACATTATCAAGACATTTGAACACTTCTTATGAGTGATCCTTACCCAATATTggtccaaaattaaatataaagtcCAGTTAAATGAAGGAGACGATTTTTAGGTAAGAAGTTTTTTAACTTCGTTCTTCTGTCACGTGTCATTCAATGATACGTTTTGTGAAGCGGTAG is a genomic window of Brassica napus cultivar Da-Ae chromosome A2, Da-Ae, whole genome shotgun sequence containing:
- the LOC106390697 gene encoding NDR1/HIN1-like protein 26 is translated as MSKISETSPKHCAKKGGININNRRKKLFFTFSTFFSGLLLIIFLIWLILHPAKPEFSLTEADIYTLNVSSSTTHPLNSSIQLTIFSKNPNKKVGIYYDKLLVYAAYRGQQITSEASLPPFYQSHEEINLLTAFLQGTELPVAQSFGYQMVRDRSAGRVIIGMKMDGKLRWKIGTFVSGAYRFNVNCVALVAFGPNMTTSPLGSIQGTRCSTDI
- the BNAA02G10160D gene encoding uncharacterized protein BNAA02G10160D: MGYVLRVRMASFFAGAATASLIGFSVLYKDYKVAHESISHQAKAFHDSLDTRISTLESLRQSEAPQLPQTTTD
- the LOC106390707 gene encoding RNA-binding protein 38, with translation MSLPNDIETKIYVAGLPWITKTESLRNYFEQFGEIVYANVVCDRATKRSKGFGFITFKEAESANRACEDPNPTIDGRKTSCKLAYLGARVHNNQSNENGLAICVEPYWNQYHCHWQYYQQYYEYYPWFSIYPY
- the LOC106418874 gene encoding growth-regulating factor 7 codes for the protein MDFLKVSDKTTTPYRNNSLFGLSQQHMEIHPHPHPHPHVITPHAGNGVMGCYYYYPFTNAQLKELERQAMIYKYMIASIPVPFDLLVSSSSYAPPCNNKNAVGDLEPGRCRRTDGKKWRCSKEVVSNHKYCERHLHRGRPRSRKHVELPYSRPINIGGGSEKNRVLSSIKDTTVVEPKEVSSALSNYRGLEIFPASASNEQENKYLNFIDVWSDGVRSSEKQSTPASSSPNGNPSLYSLDLSMGGNSLMGHDEMGLRVIGPGRDEPHGYGPYGGVVSSSLDEMSRWLASTSATPGGPLAEILRPNPSSAFSGEMEGNSLTATPTPSSSPSRVVKKVTGSVSDDSSKI